One part of the Ursus arctos isolate Adak ecotype North America unplaced genomic scaffold, UrsArc2.0 scaffold_20, whole genome shotgun sequence genome encodes these proteins:
- the PAQR9 gene encoding membrane progestin receptor epsilon, giving the protein MPRRLQPRGAGTKGPPATTAAASEAASSSHPSASVDPPAATKPLLRWDEVPDDFVECFILSGYRRLPCTAQECLASVLKPTNETLNFWTHFIPLLLFLSKFCRLFFLSGQDVPFHHPWLLPLWCYASGVLLTFAMSCTAHVFSCLSLRLRAAFFYLDYASISYYGFGSTVAYYYYLLPGLSLLDARVMTPYVQQRLGWHVDCTRLIAAYRALVLPVAFVLAVACTVACCKSRTDWCSYPFALRTFVFVMPLSMACPIMLESWLFDLRGENPTLFVHFYRRYFWLVVAAFFNVSKIPERIHPGLFDIIGHSHQLFHIFTFLSIYDQVYYVEEGLRQFLKAPPAAPTFSGTVGYMLLLVICLGLVIKKFLNSTEFCSKK; this is encoded by the coding sequence ATGCCGCGGCGCCTGCAGCCTCGGGGCGCGGGCACAAAGGGCCCGCCGGCCACGACCGCGGCGGCTTCGGAGGCCGCCTCAAGTTCCCACCCCTCTGCCTCCGTGGACCCTCCAGCAGCGACCAAGCCGCTGCTGCGCTGGGACGAGGTGCCCGACGACTTCGTGGAGTGCTTCATCCTGTCGGGCTACCGGCGGTTGCCATGTACGGCGCAGGAGTGCCTAGCCTCGGTGCTGAAGCCTACCAACGAGACGCTCAACTTCTGGACGCACTTCATCCCGCTGCTGCTGTTCCTGAGCAAGTTCTGCCGCCTGTTTTTCCTGAGCGGCCAGGACGTGCCCTTCCATCACCCGTGGCTGCTGCCGCTGTGGTGCTACGCATCGGGCGTGCTGCTAACCTTCGCCATGAGCTGCACGGCGCACGTGTTCAGCTGCCTGTCTCTGCGCCTGCGCGCTGCCTTCTTCTACCTGGACTACGCTTCCATCAGCTACTATGGCTTCGGCAGCACAGTGGCCTACTACTACTACCTGCTGCCCGGCCTGAGCTTGTTGGACGCCAGAGTGATGACGCCGTATGTGCAGCAGCGCCTGGGCTGGCACGTGGACTGCACGCGCCTCATCGCCGCCTACCGCGCGCTCGTGCTGCCTGTGGCCTTCGTGCTGGCAGTGGCCTGCACCGTGGCCTGCTGCAAGAGCCGCACAGACTGGTGCTCTTACCCATTCGCGCTTCGCACTTTTGTGTTCGTCATGCCCCTCAGCATGGCCTGCCCCATCATGCTCGAGAGCTGGCTCTTTGACCTGCGCGGCGAGAACCCCACGCTCTTCGTGCACTTCTATCGTCGTTACTTCTGGCTGGTGGTGGCCGCCTTCTTCAATGTGAGCAAGATCCCCGAGCGCATCCATCCGGGTCTCTTCGACATTATTGGCCACAGCCACCAGCTCTTTCATATATTCACTTTTCTTAGCATCTATGACCAGGTGTACTACGTGGAGGAGGGCCTGCGCCAATTCCTCAAGGCGCCGCCTGCGGCGCCCACCTTCTCTGGCACAGTGGGCTACATGCTGCTGTTGGTTATCTGTCTGGGGCTGGTCATTAAGAAGTTCCTAAACAGCACCGAATTCTGCAGTAAAAAGTGA